The genomic segment ACTTATATTCTTTATAGGTGGTAGATGGAGATGTTTTATGAACTACTTTGACAAAATGAAAGGCGTAAAAAGAAGTCCGCCGCTTGTAAATTTATCTGAAATTTTTTGGTCCTGGGTCGGCGCTTTTTCAGGCATCTCATCTGTTGCATATGTTCATTACAATCTCCTAGGACAAACGGATTTAGTTATGATAATAGGCTCTTTTGGGGCTTCAGCAGTTCTTATTTATGGGGTTATAGAAAGTCCTTTAGCTCAACCCAGAAACCTAATAGGTGGCCATATTTTTTCGGCTATAATAGGTGTAGCCGCCTATCAGCTATTTCATAGCCATATGTGGCTTTCTGCGGCGGTTGCCGTTGCGACAGCTATTGCTATCATGCATGCTAC from the Desulfovulcanus ferrireducens genome contains:
- a CDS encoding HPP family protein, which produces MNYFDKMKGVKRSPPLVNLSEIFWSWVGAFSGISSVAYVHYNLLGQTDLVMIIGSFGASAVLIYGVIESPLAQPRNLIGGHIFSAIIGVAAYQLFHSHMWLSAAVAVATAIAIMHATKTLHPPGGATALIAVIGSQKIHDLGYLYAVIPVGLGAVIMLIVALLVNNIPKSRRYPQFWL